TTGCTCCTGGAAACCAGAAGGATAAAGTAGCTGAATACACCAAACAAAACAGAAATGAAGAAAGCGTGGCCCAGGGCAATGTACAAATTCAATCTTGTGAAGATGACAAATGCGCCGGCAATGACTTGCAGTGACACTAGGACCATTGAAATGATCCATCCCCAGTATAGTACTCTTTCATGCTTGTAGTGTTTGACGGCAATGTAGGTGACATATGCGATCCAAATAAAAATGAAACCTGCTGCAGCCCTGTGTCCCATTTGTACCCACTCGTATATGTTGGTAGGAAGGATGGGTCCGCCATTCGTACATAATGGCCAGTCTTTACAGACCAGGCTGGCATTCATATGCCGGACAAGAGCACCAGTATAAACAACAATATAGCTGTAAATGGAAAGTCCGATAATATGGAACTTCATTCTTTTATCAATCACTAATTTTTCAGCCTGGAATTTTTTATCCACTTCAAAAATTAGCATGGTCAATAAAAGTACTGCAGCAAAAGAGATAAGCGAAATGCCGAAGTGAAGTGCCAGGACAAAATCAGATTGTCCCCAAACGACAGCGGCAGCTCCTATCAATGCCTGTAGAACAAGGAAGAAAAAAGATAAAACAGACAAGAACTTCGTTTCACGTATATGCCCAATCGCCTTCCATGTCCAAATAGATAAGATTAGTACCATGATGCCTACGCTGCCCGACACTAACCTGTGGGCAAGCTCTATTACCAATTCGGGAGTAATATCCGTAGGAACGAATTCTCCGTTACAAAGCGGCCAGGACTTGCCGCAGCCCATTCCGGAATCTGTTTTTGTAACCAACGCTCCTCCGAGTAAAACAAAAAGCATCCCAATCGTGGTTAAAACAGCCAGCCACTTAAGGGAACGATTCATGATCATCACCTGCTCATTCAAAGTTCGATAAGTTGTCAAATAATAAACTTGACATGTATAATAGAAGAAGCTTGTAGAAAAGAAAAAATTCTATCCCTATAATAACGAATTTTGACGAAAAAGGATAGAAAACAATACTTAAGATACTACACAATAATAGTTAATATTTCAATACTTTCTATTATAGTTGGACAATACCTAGTAATATAGGTAAAATGCTCATGGCAGCGATAAGGCGTGAAGAATGATGAGTATACATACCAGCAATTTTACAGACATGAAAATATTATCCAAGAATATGTATATTCGTGAAAAAGAAGACATCCAAACATTCTTTTAATATCAGGTCAAAATTCCTTGCAATAAAAATAAACTTTATGGATAATGGCGGTAAGACACAAATTAGTCAAATTTTGTTCAAAAAAAATTCACAAAAAAGTTGTGAAGTGTGATTTAATATACAACGTAGGCTTTATTTTTCTACGCAAACATTTAACAGCCTTTACACGTTGAGAATAGTGAAAACTATCCGAAATATAAAGTACAAATACTCTTCTTTTTTTTGTAAAAATTTCGTCTCTGGAATTTTGAAGGGAAAGGGATGAAGGAGGATATGGATGTCTAATTCAAAAGCTTTATCAGAAGCTGTATTAGAGGACGGACAGCCTGCAGTTGTGGAGAAGACGATGTTGAAAGATTTTCTTGCCCTCATTAAAGTTGGAATTGTAAATTCCAATGCTATGACGACTTTTACTGGATTATGGCTAGCTCTTCATTTTAGCGGAGCACGCTTTCTGGATAATATTGATTTGATTCTAGCGACATTGATAGGTTCATCATTGATTGTCGCCGGCTCTTGCAGCCTGAATAATTACATCGATCGGGATATCGACCATTTAATGGAGCGAACAAAAGACAGGCCGACTGTAACTGGAAAAGTCCAGCCAGGAAAAGTGGCCTTGATGAGCTTCTTGCTGATCGGGATTGGAACCGCGTTTTTGCTTACAACTACCATCACAGCTGCTGTAATCGGCTTGTTTGGAGTTTTTAGTTATGTAGTTCTCTATACATTGTGGTCAAAACGACAATATGTCTCCAATACAATTGTCGGCAGTATCTCAGGAGCAGTTCCACCGCTAATCGGCTGGGCTGCAGTGGACGCTAACCTGGACGTAATGGCCTGGATGCTTTTTGCCATCGTTTTTGTTTGGCAGCCACCACACTTCTATGCTCTGGCAATGAGAAGGGTAGAGGAATACCGGGCAGCTGGTATACCAATGCTTCCAGTCGTGAAAGGATTCAAAGCAACCAAGAGATCTGTTTACCTTTGGATAACAGCCTTGCTTCCGTTGCCATTTTTCCTTGATGAACTAGGAATCCCATTCATGGTTCTTGCAACGATCCTGAATATTGGATGGCTTGTATTGGGAATCTACCTTGAAAAGCTTAAAGATGATATGAAATGGGCAAAACTGATGTTTGTATATTCTTTACAATACTTAACAGTCATGTTTGTCGCTATGGTAATTGTCACACTTATCTAACCTTTGTTAGGAGATTCACTCTTTGTTGAGAGAGGATTTTTCCATATATTTTTTACAACCAAATTTATAAGATTTTTTACGAAAGAGGGGTTTAATTAAGCTATGAAGATGCTTGCTAAATGGCGTCTGCTGTCATTGTTCACATTGATGGCATTAGTCTTGTCCGGCTGTGGTGAGCCATACCTGTCTACATTAAGACCTGCAGGTGAAGTTGCTCAATCCCAGTATGAACTTATGTTGTTGAGCACGGCGATTATGGTGGGAGTAATTGCTGTCGTCACAATCATTTTTATTTATGTCATTATGAAGTTCCGCAGGAAGAATGACAACGAAATTCCGAAGCAGGTCGAGGGAAGCCACAAGCTGGAGATCCTTTGGACTGTTATTCCGATCTTATTGCTTCTAATTCTTGCTGTTCCTACAGTTGCTGCAACGTTTAAGTTGGCGGATGTTTCCCCAATGGAAAAGAAAAACGCTGAAGGTAAGACTGATGCGCTTGTAGTTAACGTGCGCGCAAATCTTTACTGGTGGGAATTTGAGTATCCAAATGAAGAGATCATCACTAGCCAGGATTTAGTAGTCCCTACTGATGAAAAGGTTTACTTCAATCTTAAGGCTTCTGATGTAAAGCACTCTTTCTGGATTCCTTCTGTTGGAGGAAAGATGGATACAAATACTGATAACATCAATAAATTCTGGCTTGAGTTTGACAGTAAAGGTGCTGACGAAGCTGGCGGACTTTTCTACGGGAAATGTGCTGAGCTCTGCGGGCCTTCACACGCATTGATGGATTTCAAAGTAAAAGCTTTGCCACGTGATGAATTCGATCAGTGGGTAGCAAATATGCAAGGAGTTAAAGAACCTGCTCAGGCAGAAACTGCGACTGCTCAGCAAGGACAGGAAATCTTCAATAACAGCTGTATCGGATGCCACGCCGTAACTCCGGCAAACACGGCTCCAGAAGCAGCTCGTGTGGGTCCTAACTTGACAAACTTCGGCGATCGTTCACGCGTTGCTGGTGTCATGGATATGTCAGAAGAAAATATCAAGAAATGGCTGGAAGACCCAGAAGCATACAAGCCAGCAAACAAAATGACTGGCAAGTATCCTGAGCTTTCTACTGAAGAACTTGATGCATTAACAGAATATCTGATGGGCTTGAAAGTCCAGAAATAACAGGGGATTTGTTTGAAAGGGAGGTAAAACTGTGAGTACCTATGCTCAGAAAAAGGGATTCGGCGCAACGTTATGGGATTACCTGACAACGGTTGACCATAAAAAAATCGCAATCCTTTATCTAATTGCTGGCGGATTCTTCTTCATCCTAGGCGGACTTGAAGCTTTGTTCATCCGTATTCAGCTGGCTGTACCTAATAATGATTTTGTAAGCGCAGGTTTCTATAATGAAATCCTGACGATGCATGGA
This window of the Mesobacillus jeotgali genome carries:
- the coxB gene encoding cytochrome c oxidase subunit II, with amino-acid sequence MKMLAKWRLLSLFTLMALVLSGCGEPYLSTLRPAGEVAQSQYELMLLSTAIMVGVIAVVTIIFIYVIMKFRRKNDNEIPKQVEGSHKLEILWTVIPILLLLILAVPTVAATFKLADVSPMEKKNAEGKTDALVVNVRANLYWWEFEYPNEEIITSQDLVVPTDEKVYFNLKASDVKHSFWIPSVGGKMDTNTDNINKFWLEFDSKGADEAGGLFYGKCAELCGPSHALMDFKVKALPRDEFDQWVANMQGVKEPAQAETATAQQGQEIFNNSCIGCHAVTPANTAPEAARVGPNLTNFGDRSRVAGVMDMSEENIKKWLEDPEAYKPANKMTGKYPELSTEELDALTEYLMGLKVQK
- a CDS encoding COX15/CtaA family protein — protein: MNRSLKWLAVLTTIGMLFVLLGGALVTKTDSGMGCGKSWPLCNGEFVPTDITPELVIELAHRLVSGSVGIMVLILSIWTWKAIGHIRETKFLSVLSFFFLVLQALIGAAAVVWGQSDFVLALHFGISLISFAAVLLLTMLIFEVDKKFQAEKLVIDKRMKFHIIGLSIYSYIVVYTGALVRHMNASLVCKDWPLCTNGGPILPTNIYEWVQMGHRAAAGFIFIWIAYVTYIAVKHYKHERVLYWGWIISMVLVSLQVIAGAFVIFTRLNLYIALGHAFFISVLFGVFSYFILLVSRSKKNAARVQNPKPVDLSPATVK
- the cyoE gene encoding heme o synthase, which translates into the protein MSNSKALSEAVLEDGQPAVVEKTMLKDFLALIKVGIVNSNAMTTFTGLWLALHFSGARFLDNIDLILATLIGSSLIVAGSCSLNNYIDRDIDHLMERTKDRPTVTGKVQPGKVALMSFLLIGIGTAFLLTTTITAAVIGLFGVFSYVVLYTLWSKRQYVSNTIVGSISGAVPPLIGWAAVDANLDVMAWMLFAIVFVWQPPHFYALAMRRVEEYRAAGIPMLPVVKGFKATKRSVYLWITALLPLPFFLDELGIPFMVLATILNIGWLVLGIYLEKLKDDMKWAKLMFVYSLQYLTVMFVAMVIVTLI